A single window of Rhodococcus jostii RHA1 DNA harbors:
- a CDS encoding TlpA family protein disulfide reductase, producing the protein MSSAARWSLAALVVVVALVVAIWPRGDDAETPSYQDRFGSGGRTPTAVSADPDALAALRTQAGLASCPAATATSEPSPGSVLSGITLECVGDGSQVDLAAALGGKPALLNLWAYWCGPCAEELPYMQQFSDRAGDAVTVLTVHTDPNEASALSRLVDYSVTLPGVQDADGRVRAAVGAPPVLPVSVLIRPDGTVAKVLPQPFRSVDEIADAVEQNLGVAA; encoded by the coding sequence GTGTCTAGCGCAGCGCGGTGGAGTCTGGCCGCCCTCGTGGTCGTGGTGGCTCTCGTCGTCGCGATCTGGCCGCGGGGCGACGACGCGGAGACGCCGTCGTACCAGGATCGGTTCGGTTCGGGTGGTCGCACGCCGACAGCGGTGAGCGCCGATCCCGACGCGCTCGCGGCACTGAGGACGCAGGCGGGGCTGGCATCGTGCCCGGCCGCGACGGCCACGTCCGAGCCGTCGCCGGGTTCGGTCCTGTCCGGCATCACGCTGGAATGCGTGGGCGACGGCAGCCAGGTGGATCTGGCCGCCGCGCTCGGTGGTAAACCGGCGCTGCTGAACCTGTGGGCCTACTGGTGCGGCCCCTGCGCCGAGGAGCTGCCCTATATGCAGCAGTTTTCGGATCGTGCAGGCGACGCGGTTACCGTGCTTACGGTGCACACCGATCCCAACGAGGCCAGCGCGCTGTCCCGGCTCGTCGATTACTCCGTCACCCTGCCCGGTGTGCAGGACGCCGACGGGCGTGTCCGCGCCGCGGTCGGAGCCCCGCCCGTCCTGCCCGTCTCGGTGCTGATCCGACCCGACGGCACGGTGGCCAAGGTCCTGCCGCAGCCGTTCCGCAGCGTCGACGAGATCGCGGACGCCGTCGAACAGAACCTGGGGGTGGCGGCATGA
- a CDS encoding NUDIX hydrolase, producing the protein MTNSVDGVAVPPWLRRVVHRTPADPHKINPVLDRRAPRGATTREAAVLVLFGGPVEADPLMSGGLPADADILLTQRASTMRQHSGQVAFPGGASDPGDEGPIATALREAQEETGLDPSGVRPLAVLEEIFIPPSGFDVTPVLAYWEKPSEVGVVDPAEAERVARVPVHTLIDPRNRFQVRHPAGYQGPAFAVDGMLVWGFTAGILAALFAVSGWEQEWDRHDIRDLDTVLAELDNDLDDDHLTHGHGRPAAER; encoded by the coding sequence ATGACGAACTCCGTGGACGGTGTCGCCGTTCCGCCGTGGCTGCGCCGGGTCGTGCACCGGACCCCGGCCGACCCGCACAAGATCAACCCCGTCCTCGATCGTCGCGCACCCCGCGGCGCAACCACCCGTGAGGCGGCGGTGCTCGTGCTGTTCGGCGGCCCCGTCGAGGCGGACCCGCTGATGTCGGGAGGCCTGCCCGCCGACGCCGACATCCTGCTCACGCAGCGTGCGTCCACGATGCGTCAGCACAGTGGCCAGGTGGCATTCCCCGGCGGCGCCAGCGATCCCGGCGACGAGGGGCCCATCGCCACCGCTCTGCGCGAGGCGCAGGAGGAGACGGGACTCGACCCGTCCGGTGTCCGCCCGCTCGCCGTGCTCGAGGAGATCTTCATCCCGCCGTCCGGTTTCGACGTCACTCCCGTCCTCGCGTACTGGGAGAAGCCCAGCGAAGTCGGGGTGGTCGATCCCGCGGAGGCCGAACGTGTCGCCCGGGTGCCCGTGCACACCCTGATCGACCCGCGGAACCGGTTCCAGGTGCGTCACCCGGCCGGATACCAGGGGCCCGCGTTCGCCGTCGACGGCATGCTCGTGTGGGGTTTCACGGCCGGCATCCTGGCCGCGCTGTTCGCTGTCTCCGGCTGGGAACAGGAGTGGGACCGCCACGACATCCGCGACCTCGACACCGTCCTCGCCGAACTCGACAACGATCTGGACGACGACCATCTGACCCACGGTCACGGCCGGCCGGCGGCCGAGCGATGA
- the marP gene encoding acid resistance serine protease MarP, producing MTGSHWIDLAIVLIAFVAATSGWRQGAVASVLAFIGVVLGAVAGILIAPHVLVHVDEGRGRVLVGIALIVVLVIVGEVAGMVLGRAARGSMHSPVARSVDSVIGACVQAVAVFVAAWLLAIPLTSSSQPQLAAAVRGSSVLETVDNIAPAWMRQLPTEFTALLDTSGLPDVIGPFGRTPITTVDPPDASVLQSPVASSLQSSVLRIRGVAPSCQRALEGSGFVVAPDRVMTNAHVVAGTAGIVVDTANGPMDAEVVLFDPSADVAVLEVPGLDAPVLNFAPEPAQTGDNALVLGYPGGGPYTASAARVREILDLSGPDIYRAGTVQREVYTVRGSIRQGNSGGPLVDSDGRVLGVVFGAAVDNSDTGFVLTAAEVSRQLQAASGASVAVDTGACIL from the coding sequence ATGACGGGCTCGCACTGGATCGACCTGGCGATCGTGCTGATCGCCTTCGTCGCCGCGACGTCGGGCTGGCGGCAGGGCGCGGTGGCGTCGGTGCTGGCCTTCATCGGGGTCGTGCTCGGTGCGGTGGCGGGCATCCTGATCGCCCCGCACGTGCTGGTGCACGTGGACGAGGGCCGCGGTCGTGTGCTGGTCGGTATCGCCCTGATCGTGGTGCTGGTGATCGTCGGCGAAGTCGCGGGCATGGTCCTCGGCCGGGCCGCGCGGGGAAGCATGCACAGTCCGGTCGCGCGGTCCGTCGACAGCGTGATCGGCGCCTGCGTGCAGGCCGTCGCGGTGTTCGTCGCGGCGTGGCTGCTGGCGATCCCGCTCACGTCCTCGTCCCAGCCTCAGCTGGCGGCGGCGGTGCGCGGGTCGAGTGTCCTCGAAACGGTCGACAACATCGCGCCCGCCTGGATGCGGCAACTGCCCACCGAGTTCACCGCCCTGCTCGACACGTCCGGGCTTCCCGACGTCATCGGGCCGTTCGGGCGCACCCCCATCACGACCGTCGACCCGCCGGACGCCAGCGTCCTGCAGAGCCCCGTCGCGTCCTCGCTGCAATCGAGCGTGCTGCGGATCCGGGGTGTGGCCCCGAGCTGCCAGCGGGCGCTCGAGGGATCCGGATTCGTCGTGGCCCCCGACCGGGTGATGACCAACGCCCACGTGGTCGCGGGGACGGCGGGCATCGTCGTCGACACCGCGAACGGGCCGATGGACGCCGAGGTCGTGCTGTTCGACCCGTCCGCCGACGTCGCGGTGCTCGAGGTGCCCGGACTGGACGCCCCCGTCCTGAACTTCGCGCCCGAGCCGGCGCAGACCGGCGACAACGCCCTGGTGCTCGGCTACCCGGGCGGCGGACCGTACACGGCCAGCGCCGCGCGTGTCCGGGAGATCCTGGACCTCAGTGGTCCCGACATCTACCGGGCGGGAACGGTCCAGCGTGAGGTGTACACGGTCCGCGGTTCCATTCGGCAGGGCAACTCGGGCGGCCCGCTCGTCGACAGCGACGGCCGGGTGCTCGGGGTGGTGTTCGGCGCCGCCGTCGACAACAGCGACACCGGGTTCGTGCTCACCGCCGCCGAGGTGTCGCGTCAGCTGCAGGCGGCGTCCGGGGCGTCCGTCGCCGTGGACACCGGGGCGTGCATCCTCTGA
- a CDS encoding alpha/beta fold hydrolase encodes MAPPDPSTVRFDGPWIHRDIHANGIRFHTVEVGASAPDAPLVVLLHGFADFWWSWRHQLTAMSAEGYRAVAVDLRGYGDSDKPPRGYDGWTLAGDIAGLIRAMGYGEATLVGHADGGLVCWATAVLHARLVRSIALVSSPHPVALKQAVLHDRYQRKALLPSFVSCQVPWRPERRLTRDNGSEVERLIRERSGPAWSENPEFDVVMSRMRSAIQIPGTAHCTLEYQRWAFRSQFRPDGSRFMASMDQTLRIPVLHLHGDLDPYVLADTVRRSHRFAPTQQMQTVTGVGHYAHWEAPERVNAALLDLVAPRTV; translated from the coding sequence GTGGCACCACCCGATCCGTCTACCGTCCGTTTCGACGGCCCCTGGATTCATCGCGACATCCACGCCAACGGAATCCGCTTCCACACCGTCGAGGTCGGCGCATCCGCACCGGATGCGCCGCTCGTCGTCCTGCTGCACGGATTCGCGGACTTCTGGTGGTCGTGGCGCCATCAGCTGACCGCGATGTCCGCGGAGGGATATCGGGCTGTCGCCGTCGACCTCCGCGGCTACGGCGATTCCGACAAACCGCCGCGCGGCTACGACGGGTGGACGCTGGCCGGCGACATCGCCGGTCTGATCCGCGCCATGGGTTACGGCGAGGCCACCCTCGTCGGGCACGCCGACGGCGGACTCGTCTGCTGGGCGACGGCCGTCCTCCACGCTCGCCTCGTCCGGTCGATCGCACTGGTCAGCTCGCCGCATCCCGTCGCGCTCAAGCAGGCCGTCCTCCACGACCGCTACCAGCGCAAGGCCCTGCTGCCCTCGTTCGTCTCCTGCCAGGTGCCGTGGCGTCCCGAACGTCGCCTCACCCGGGACAACGGATCGGAGGTCGAACGGTTGATCCGTGAGCGCTCCGGCCCCGCCTGGTCGGAGAACCCGGAGTTCGACGTCGTGATGTCACGGATGCGCTCGGCGATCCAGATTCCCGGGACCGCGCACTGCACCCTGGAGTACCAGCGGTGGGCGTTCCGCAGCCAGTTCCGTCCGGACGGCAGCCGGTTCATGGCGTCGATGGATCAGACGCTGCGGATCCCGGTGCTGCACCTCCATGGCGACCTCGACCCGTACGTGCTCGCGGACACCGTGCGCCGCAGCCACCGCTTCGCGCCCACCCAGCAGATGCAGACGGTGACCGGTGTCGGCCACTACGCGCACTGGGAAGCCCCGGAACGCGTCAACGCCGCCCTGCTGGACCTCGTCGCACCCCGCACGGTCTGA
- a CDS encoding phage holin family protein: MSITHGKGDSPRYTGDGVPNTVSSIPLTDVDAQTPGEASLGTLVKHATAQVSTLFRAEVELAKAEVTGEVKKGLQGSLFFILAFTVLLFSSFFFFFFLAELLDVWIARWLAFLIVFLIMVVVTALLALLGYLRVRKLRAPEKTIDSLKQAKTVLPTSYSDAEAHLASSSGRHAR; this comes from the coding sequence GTGAGCATCACTCACGGCAAGGGAGACAGCCCGCGATACACGGGAGACGGGGTGCCGAACACGGTGTCGTCGATCCCGCTCACGGACGTGGACGCTCAGACACCCGGCGAGGCGAGCCTCGGCACGCTGGTCAAGCATGCGACCGCACAGGTGTCCACCCTGTTCCGGGCCGAGGTCGAGCTCGCCAAGGCCGAGGTCACCGGTGAGGTCAAGAAGGGCCTGCAGGGCAGCCTGTTCTTCATCCTCGCGTTCACCGTGCTGCTGTTCAGCTCGTTTTTCTTCTTCTTCTTCCTCGCCGAACTCCTCGACGTGTGGATCGCCCGCTGGCTGGCGTTCCTGATCGTCTTCCTGATCATGGTCGTGGTGACGGCGCTCCTCGCGCTGCTCGGTTATCTGCGGGTACGCAAACTCCGCGCGCCCGAGAAGACCATCGACTCCCTGAAGCAGGCCAAGACGGTCCTTCCGACGTCGTATTCGGACGCGGAAGCCCATCTCGCGTCGTCCAGCGGACGTCACGCGCGGTAA